A stretch of the Solanum dulcamara chromosome 6, daSolDulc1.2, whole genome shotgun sequence genome encodes the following:
- the LOC129891936 gene encoding heterogeneous nuclear ribonucleoprotein 1 isoform X2, which translates to MKDRTTGRARGFGFIVFADPAVADRVIKEKHNIDGRMVEAKKAVPRDDQSTISRSSTSIQGSPGPGRTRKIFVGGLASTVTETDFKQYFEQFGTITDVVVMYDHNTQRPRGFGFITYDSEDAVDKVLLKSFHELNGKMVEVKRAVPKELSPGPRLGGFNHPLSRINNFLNGYTQGFSPNTVAGYGVRMDGRFSPIAGGRSGFAPFGSGYGVGLNFEPGLSPGYGGSANFNSSLSYGRGLNPYYVNSSNRLGGPIGFDGVNGGNSSFFSSATQNLWGNGGLGYGTNSTSSSNFAVAGSGNTGAGNFSNTGVWGSSSISSQGRGNVSNQSGNLGYGGEDSLYGLTGGYGRNVTSSGVPTSSYPASNGSYDGALADFYSGGLGYSDSTWRSANSERDASGSIGYGLGNAPSDMPPKSSASYVGSYGVGKRQTNSGIGG; encoded by the exons ATGAAGGATAGGACTACAGGTCGTGCCCGTGGTTTTGGTTTTATTGTCTTTGCTGATCCTGCTGTTGCTGATAGGGTTATCAAGGAGAAACACAATATTGATGGCAGGATG GTTGAAGCAAAGAAGGCTGTTCCAAGGGATGACCAAAGCACAATAAGTAGAAGCAGCACTAGCATTCAGGGTTCTCCTGGTCCAGGACGTACAAGAAAAATTTTTGTTGGAGGTTTAGCATCCACAGTAACTGAGACTGACTTTAAGCAGTATTTTGAGCAATTCGGAACAATCACAGATGTAGTAGTTATGTACGACCATAACACTCAGAGACCAAGAGGCTTTGGGTTTATAACTTATGATTCAGAGGATGCAGTGGATAAAGTATTGCTTAAGTCCTTCCATGAGCTAAATGGTAAAATGGTTGAGGTCAAACGTGCAGTGCCCAAAGAGTTATCACCAGGTCCAAGACTTGGTGGGTTCAATCATCCATTAAGTAGGATCAATAACTTCCTTAATGGATACACACAGGGATTCTCTCCTAATACAGTTGCAGGATATGGAGTCAGGATGGATGGTAGATTTAGCCCCATTGCTGGAGGTAGGAGTGGTTTTGCTCCATTTGGTTCTGGTTATGGAGTGGGCCTTAACTTTGAACCAGGGTTAAGCCCAGGATATGGGGGAAGTGCAAACTTTAACAGCAGCTTGAGCTATGGACGGGGACTGAACCCTTATTATGTTAATAGTTCTAACAGACTTGGTGGTCCTATTGGGTTTGATGGAGTAAATGGAGGAAATAGTTCATTCTTCAGCTCAGCAACTCAGAATTTGTGGGGAAATGGGGGTTTGGGTTATGGAACGAACTCCACAAGCTCTAGCAACTTTGCGGTAGCTGGAAGTGGGAACACCGGGGCAGGAAACTTTAGCAACACTGGAGTTTGGGGTTCATCTTCAATTTCCTCTCAGGGTAGAGGAAATGTTTCTAACCAAAGTGGAAATCTTGGTTATGGGGGTGAGGATAGTTTATATGGGTTGACTGGAGGCTATGGAAGAAATGTTACATCTAGTGGGGTTCCTACCTCATCATATCCTGCATCTAATGGTAGCTATGATGGGGCTCTTGCTGATTTTTACAGTGGTGGTTTGGGATATAGTGATTCCACTTGGCGCTCTGCAAATTCTGAGCGAGATGCATCTGGTTCAATTGGTTATGGACTCGGCAATGCACCTTCAGACATGCCACCTAAAAGTTCTGCTAGTTATGTTGGCAGTTATGGTGTTGGTAAAAGACAGACAAACAGCG
- the LOC129891936 gene encoding heterogeneous nuclear ribonucleoprotein 1 isoform X1: MQSDLGKLFIGGISWDTNEERLKEYFSTYGEVLEAVIMKDRTTGRARGFGFIVFADPAVADRVIKEKHNIDGRMVEAKKAVPRDDQSTISRSSTSIQGSPGPGRTRKIFVGGLASTVTETDFKQYFEQFGTITDVVVMYDHNTQRPRGFGFITYDSEDAVDKVLLKSFHELNGKMVEVKRAVPKELSPGPRLGGFNHPLSRINNFLNGYTQGFSPNTVAGYGVRMDGRFSPIAGGRSGFAPFGSGYGVGLNFEPGLSPGYGGSANFNSSLSYGRGLNPYYVNSSNRLGGPIGFDGVNGGNSSFFSSATQNLWGNGGLGYGTNSTSSSNFAVAGSGNTGAGNFSNTGVWGSSSISSQGRGNVSNQSGNLGYGGEDSLYGLTGGYGRNVTSSGVPTSSYPASNGSYDGALADFYSGGLGYSDSTWRSANSERDASGSIGYGLGNAPSDMPPKSSASYVGSYGVGKRQTNSGIGG; the protein is encoded by the exons ATGCAGTCTGATCTTGGTAAGTTATTCATCGGTGGAATTTCATGGGACACAAATGAAGAGCGCCTGAAGGAGTATTTTAGTACTTATGGGGAGGTTTTAGAGGCTGTAATTATGAAGGATAGGACTACAGGTCGTGCCCGTGGTTTTGGTTTTATTGTCTTTGCTGATCCTGCTGTTGCTGATAGGGTTATCAAGGAGAAACACAATATTGATGGCAGGATG GTTGAAGCAAAGAAGGCTGTTCCAAGGGATGACCAAAGCACAATAAGTAGAAGCAGCACTAGCATTCAGGGTTCTCCTGGTCCAGGACGTACAAGAAAAATTTTTGTTGGAGGTTTAGCATCCACAGTAACTGAGACTGACTTTAAGCAGTATTTTGAGCAATTCGGAACAATCACAGATGTAGTAGTTATGTACGACCATAACACTCAGAGACCAAGAGGCTTTGGGTTTATAACTTATGATTCAGAGGATGCAGTGGATAAAGTATTGCTTAAGTCCTTCCATGAGCTAAATGGTAAAATGGTTGAGGTCAAACGTGCAGTGCCCAAAGAGTTATCACCAGGTCCAAGACTTGGTGGGTTCAATCATCCATTAAGTAGGATCAATAACTTCCTTAATGGATACACACAGGGATTCTCTCCTAATACAGTTGCAGGATATGGAGTCAGGATGGATGGTAGATTTAGCCCCATTGCTGGAGGTAGGAGTGGTTTTGCTCCATTTGGTTCTGGTTATGGAGTGGGCCTTAACTTTGAACCAGGGTTAAGCCCAGGATATGGGGGAAGTGCAAACTTTAACAGCAGCTTGAGCTATGGACGGGGACTGAACCCTTATTATGTTAATAGTTCTAACAGACTTGGTGGTCCTATTGGGTTTGATGGAGTAAATGGAGGAAATAGTTCATTCTTCAGCTCAGCAACTCAGAATTTGTGGGGAAATGGGGGTTTGGGTTATGGAACGAACTCCACAAGCTCTAGCAACTTTGCGGTAGCTGGAAGTGGGAACACCGGGGCAGGAAACTTTAGCAACACTGGAGTTTGGGGTTCATCTTCAATTTCCTCTCAGGGTAGAGGAAATGTTTCTAACCAAAGTGGAAATCTTGGTTATGGGGGTGAGGATAGTTTATATGGGTTGACTGGAGGCTATGGAAGAAATGTTACATCTAGTGGGGTTCCTACCTCATCATATCCTGCATCTAATGGTAGCTATGATGGGGCTCTTGCTGATTTTTACAGTGGTGGTTTGGGATATAGTGATTCCACTTGGCGCTCTGCAAATTCTGAGCGAGATGCATCTGGTTCAATTGGTTATGGACTCGGCAATGCACCTTCAGACATGCCACCTAAAAGTTCTGCTAGTTATGTTGGCAGTTATGGTGTTGGTAAAAGACAGACAAACAGCG